In Prochlorococcus marinus CUG1435, the genomic window GCAAATAAATTACTCTTATGGTGGCACAAGAAAGTCATAAAAATAAATATTCAAGCAAACTAACTTGCAAAACCAATAAATAATTAATCTTGTAATTTATTAAAAATTAAATAAATAAGGCATTGACAATAAATGGTGATTTATAGACATAATTTATAAAATTTACTAACAAAAATATTTAAAAAAAAAATTATTAATTTATCCTCTAAATGTACTATCACCTTAAAAGAATTTGTCTTATTTTGCTAAGCCCAACTATTTAGTCTATGATGAATGGTTTGATGATGATATAGAAAAAACAAAAATAGATTTTAAAAAAAAAATAAAATCTATTTCAAATATACATGAATTTTTTTATGAGCAATCTAATTACAAAGTTGGGGCCTCGGAAAATAATTTGACTCAAGAAATCAAAGTAAATAAAAAAGAACTAATTGCTAATAATTATCTTCAAAACAATTCAGTCAATTTTACTTCAGTATCTAATAAGGAATTAATTCTATTTAAAAGAATACCCAAAATTAATCTTAAATTTGAGATCAAAAATCGAATAATTTATTTTTTAACCATCTCTAGCTTTCTAATAATTTTTGGATTTGTCATATTTTTTATTTGGTCATAAATAAAAAAAGTGAATCGAAAATAATAACTATTTGCTCATATCTAAAAATAATTTTATTTTAAAAAAGTTTTTTAAATTCATTTTTTATAGATTTATATTCTGAATTAATGTCTTTAATAAATTCATCTGCTTCTTTTTTAATATCCTTGATTTGATTAACTTTTTCTTTGCTTTTCTCAAAGAAAGTTGATTGGAATTTTCCTGGATTTATCTCCTCAATCCAATATCCTCCAAAACAATAAAATTGATTAGGCACAATAGTTAAAACAAATAATTTTTTGGAAGTTTTATATTGATTAATTATCTTATTAACTAAAGCTCCTTTAGTTTTATTATTCCCAAACAAAGTAATCTCTTTTGCAAAAGTCTTAAAATTATCTGATATATTTTTAGTTTTTTCCAATGAATTTCTAGTGATTAACTTTTCAAGAGAATAACAATAGTCAAATAGATTGGTATTTTCCTTTCGCGAAGGATAAATAGTTATGAAAGAACTAAAAAATAAAAAAAAAGTTAAAATTAAATTATTAAACATTTAAAATTTTAGTCCGATTAAATATTGCGTCAAATAAAAAAATTTAAAACGTTTCATTAATTATCTCTAAAAGATTCAAACGAACTCTATTGATTAAGATAACCTCTTTTTTGAAAAAATCAAAATTTTTACTTACTAAATATAAATAAGTATTTTTCTAACAGATAAGAAATTTTCGTATAATAAACTCATAAAAAATTCTATTACTGCAAATAAAAGTATCAAATCTTTTTTAGATTTTTTTTCAAGATTATTAATTTCGGCAATATTTATATCAGCCATACCAAGCAAAATAAATGGTTTTAAAATAACAGTTGAATATATTTCATCAAAAGGTTTTCCTGATCCAATTGCATCTATTCTTCTAGTAGGGGCCATTATATGTCTTATCATGGGTTCCGGATTCTTTATATTTGGAGAGAATCAAAAAATTGGTTCAGCATTTTTATTACTTTTTCTTATTCCAACAACAATAATTTTTCATATGTTTCCTTTTAATCAAAAAGCCGTGCTAATGAATCTAGGATTGATAGGTGGATTAATTATTACTTCTATAAGGGATCCAAAATAAAAAAATAATTAATAATGAATTATCTTTTTTATTTTTTCTCCCTTAATTCTGGAAAACAACTAGCAATATGAATTAATTCATAAACTTCTTCACTATCATATTTTTTATTGGGAATTCCGCTCCCTACATCAATTCCTATTGCTTGCATCTTTTTTAAGATCAATGATTTTCTTTCACTACTAGACATAGACTTAAATATTTTCATTCGTTTTTGTTTATTCACTGAACTCCACATAATTAAATTTTATTATCAAGGTGAAAATCCTTCAGCGATTCATCACATAAGTAAGAAAGCCAGTAAATGTAAGTAATTTAAATCCAATAAAGAAAGGCAAATATTTTTTTAACTTTTTACCAGAGGTTGATAATTTATTTAATGAATTCCCTATTTTTTGCATTACAGTTTTAATTATTTAGATTATCATAACGAATTTTATTTCAAATGATCACATTAGCGATTTGTATAATTTAATTAGTGGATCTAAACTTGAAAAAGAAAAATATACTTTTTTTTATGAATGATAAAGAAACAATAATTTCATTATTAAATGAATTTGCAAATCCCAAAAAAATGGCTTCATTTTTTGTGAAAAATGCCACTCATGATTTTTTATTCATCAGACCAAGTGGTAATCCTATAAGTGCAGAAGGATTTGAACAAATGATTTCCGGTGATGTAGTTCAAGAAAAGGCAGAAATAACTAAAATTCACCGATTCGAATTTCTAAGCGAAAATACAGTAATGTGCATTTTTACACTAGGTTCAAAATTCACTTATAAAGGTACACCTAATGATGACTTGCCAACAGTTACATCTATTTTTAAAAAAGTGGATAATGTTTGGAAAATTTCTTGGATGCAAAGATCCACAGGAAATTCAGATTTATCTTTGTGGGATTAGCAAAATTAATAGCCCTGTTAATGGTCTTATTACTTGTAGGTAGCTCTTTTTTTAGTTTAATTATCTACTTTATAAAATAAAATTAAAACATAACCAATGTCTTATATTTATTTCTTTCATACCAAAAGATAAATATTTTTTTTTGCATTTTATTATTGTCAAGTAAAAATATAAACTTTAGAAAGACTAACACCTATATCTAAAGCTAATAAAGCAATTAGTAACTTACTCATTTTTAGAACTCTCAACTATTTTTTTGTAAAGTTCTTCAGAAATAGGTTGCATAACTTTGTAATTTCATTTATTAAAATAATTATTTTGAAATTATTATCTGGTTACGAAATATACGAATAAATAACTTTTTTAATAGGCATAAAATATCTTCGACATAAGTTTTTCTTATAAAGTATCAATATATACTTAGTTAAAAAATCCACTAAATATCTAAACTTTTTTAAAGAATTTATTAATTAATAAAATTATCTATTTTTTAATATTTAATTTCTCTTTTTATCATTAAATCAATAACTAGAACAAACATATGAATTAAAAGAAGTCTAAATGCATGAATAAAGAAATCCCTCCCCACACTACTTAATTTCAAAAATTTTAGTATAAAAATTTATCAAGACCATATATTTTTAAACACAGATTAGATTGATTTCTTAAGAATGAGTTAATTATGTTATGGTCTTCTCCAAAATTCCTCATATAAAAGGGTGCTTTTTGGTAATCTAATGTATTCATTCTTTTGCCTAGCATGGCAGAGGAGAATCAATAAATTTCAAAGTAACTCCTATTATGAATTTTTATTAGATTTCTAAAAAATTAAAAATCTTATTTCAAATAAATAGATCCTCTATAAGTAAGCTTTATTGACTTTTCTTCTTGTTTTCTACAATATACAAATGATTTTCCATTGAAGTACATGTTTACCATAATGCAGCTCCCTAACTTGCTCAAGTCCCCGTCCTATGGCTTGAGTCGTACTGCGGTCTATCAAATGGTAGATCGGACGATTTTGTAGCATTTACTACAATCTATTTATATAGTATTTATACTTAGCTGTCAACTCTTAAGTGAAACTTAAATTCAATTTAAACTTGAATTCTTCTCTTATAAATGCCCTATAAATAAAAAATAACATATAACTACGAGTAACTACTATAAAAATTGAAATAAATGCTAGTACTACACAAATTGGGCAATGTGGAAATCCCATTATTAGTTTTCTAATATAAATTTTAATTGAGTCTCTGCACTGAGAATATCAATCCTTCTCTTAAATAATTTAAAAAATTTTATTATTTTTTTCAAAATTAAACATTAATAGTTCATCGATAATACTATTATTTCGAGAACGAATATATCAATAAGCAAAAATACCGAATCTTTTGATATAACTGAATTCCTGTAACATAATTATACAATAAATAATGTCCATACAAGATTAAATACTCTTTTTATTATTAACTGATATGAGCTTTTTAGAATATAAAAATAGTTTTAATTTCAACTCCCTTGCAGCGCGATTTTTCGTTTGCTAAAAAGATAAAGCGGACTAAAGTCCATTACTCCACGAGGATTTAGTCCGCTGCCTAAATCCTAAATTTACAAAACTTTCTAATTTGATATCAATCTATTTTTTTTCATATGAATATCTTGATTACTTGATAAATTAATTTTGTATCTTGCTTTTACAAAATATATAGGGTTATTTAATTTAGTTACTAAATCCTCGTGGAGAAAGCTTTAGTTAACTTTTTTTATTGGTTATTATTAAGATCAGCCGAATCACATTACGGCAAATCACTGCTAAAAGGAGAAGTTCCATATAATTCAACCAAAAGTTATTATTGATTTTGTTAATTTCTAAAACTTTGCATCATTAATAGTAAAATTTATATGGTGTTTCTTTGGAAGAGTTTCACCAAGAGGGGGCGATCTTTGCCCCCTTATAATGTAAAAATTTTATAAATTGAAAATAAAAGTAATGAATATATCGCCACACTTATTGATTGATGCCGCGATACTAAGTACTGCCCTTACAATAACTTTGGTACTAAGAGCTAAAGGTAATAGAAAAGAAAAAGGAAATAAATGATTACTAAAAAAGATGAAGAAGAATTATAAAACCTAAATTATTTAAAATTTGGAACTTTATTATTTATGGAAGTTCAATTGCTATTGGAGTTTTCTTAGTTTATTTATATTCCTCTTATATTTTTATAAATAAATGACATTTATTTGCCCTCTGCAAGTCGTATTCATCTCGCTAACTACAAAGTAGCTAAAGATCTTATGAATCCTGATTTATTTCTACTCGAATCATCTTAGAAAGGATAGTCGCAATATCTACCAATCACTTCTATTAGGGTAGAAATACTCTATGAATTTTAAATCAAAAAGAGGATAATTATGGAGTAGAGATAAAGGAGGTTTTATGAAATTCGCTACTCCGTTCACTGCACTAAAAAATGCTACCTCAGACATATGGAGAATGCATGATTTCAATTATCAATTACCCAATAATGAATTAAAAAAATATTGGGATCAAGAATGTATGAGGCATCCTACTAATAATCATTGCAAAATTTATTGCGATTAATATTTGATCTTTTAGGTATTCTTACGCTTGATTTTTATATATCATCCGTACTAAAGCATAATCAGATAGTAAGGGAAACAATCAGATGACTAATCTAACTATAGAAATTCTATTTTGGGCAATTTTAGTTTCTTATCTAGGATTAAGATTTTCTCAAACCTGGAATGGATTCAAAAAACAATATTAATTAGGAGAGGAATATGAAACTTAAAACACAATTCACAGTTCTAGAAAAAAGATCTGCGAGATCTTGATTATTTCAAAAAAAAGTAGAATTTTTAGAAAAAACTTTTAAGAAAAAATATCAAGATTAAGCAACTAAAGAAGATTGTTTAGTTTCTTGCAAATAACTATTCAATAATCGGTTTTGCATAGCTTATAAACTCTAAGAATATTCGTAAATTTTTGATGAGAGATTGAACAATGAAATTAAAATTCATGCCAATAAAAATTTTTAGAGAAACTCCAAAAGTTAAATTCTTTGATGCAGTTTTGGAGGAATCTAATGGTTGTGATGTGGTAATTCACTCTGGAGAGGCTATCTCTCCTCCAGATGATGCTAAAGATGAACAATATTACGTTCATAATCATCAAATCGATCATAACTTAGTTATTACTGGAGAAAGAACATTTGTTTTAATAAATCCTTCATGGGATGAACCCTATCATGTGATTTATTTAAATAGATTCATGGGGGCATTACAAATTCCCATCGGAACTTATCACAGATCAATCTCAGGTAAAGAAGGCAGTATTGTTTTAAATCAGCCCCAAAGAGATAAATTTTTTGATCCAGCCAAAGAATTTATCCCACAAAAATTAGACAAAATTAGTTTAATTAAGGCAAGAAAAAGTCCTCCTGTTTATTGGATTTACGAAAATAATCAAATTAAGAGATTAAGCTTTAATCCCTTAGAACGAAAAATTAATTCCATTGCTTGATATGAACAAAACAAAAAAAATTATTTCAACCAAAATCAATAATTCAAAAAATCTGAATTTAATTATTAATTCTGATAACTATAAATTAGCTTATGAAGATATTAATTTACTCAGCAGAAATGAAATGCGCGGAGTAAGAATGTTGCTTGAAATTACTAAACCAGATTTAATTCTGGAAGAAAATAATATTCTTTCAACCATAATAATTTTTGGAGGCGCAAGTATTACAGAAGAATCCAAAACAAAAAAGAAAATAGATGACATAAAAAA contains:
- a CDS encoding carbon storage regulator CsrA produces the protein MFNNLILTFFLFFSSFITIYPSRKENTNLFDYCYSLEKLITRNSLEKTKNISDNFKTFAKEITLFGNNKTKGALVNKIINQYKTSKKLFVLTIVPNQFYCFGGYWIEEINPGKFQSTFFEKSKEKVNQIKDIKKEADEFIKDINSEYKSIKNEFKKLF
- a CDS encoding DoxX family protein, producing the protein MKNSITANKSIKSFLDFFSRLLISAIFISAIPSKINGFKITVEYISSKGFPDPIASILLVGAIICLIMGSGFFIFGENQKIGSAFLLLFLIPTTIIFHMFPFNQKAVLMNLGLIGGLIITSIRDPK
- a CDS encoding DUF3804 family protein, whose product is MNDKETIISLLNEFANPKKMASFFVKNATHDFLFIRPSGNPISAEGFEQMISGDVVQEKAEITKIHRFEFLSENTVMCIFTLGSKFTYKGTPNDDLPTVTSIFKKVDNVWKISWMQRSTGNSDLSLWD
- a CDS encoding hemagglutinin — encoded protein: MKLKFMPIKIFRETPKVKFFDAVLEESNGCDVVIHSGEAISPPDDAKDEQYYVHNHQIDHNLVITGERTFVLINPSWDEPYHVIYLNRFMGALQIPIGTYHRSISGKEGSIVLNQPQRDKFFDPAKEFIPQKLDKISLIKARKSPPVYWIYENNQIKRLSFNPLERKINSIA